In the genome of Verrucomicrobiia bacterium, the window AATGCGCTTGGCATCTTCGTGGTAGCCATAGCGCTCCAACCCCTGCACCACAACCAGGTGCAATGGAGCCCAGCCATTCGGATAAGCCCACTGAGTGGGCACGGTGGGTATACCAGGCACTCGCTTGGCTAGTTGCGCCACATCAGTAGTCGCCAGGCCACCCTTGTTCTCGAACCGCTTTAGGGCTTTGACCAACTGTTCGGCTTCTTTTTTGGTGACCATACCGGCCCACATAGGAAAATAGGTAGCCAATGAGCTGACCGCACCACGTTTTTCTTTCTTAAAATCATAGTCATAATACAAACCCTTGAGCTTGCTCCACATCAGCCCGTCCATAACCCGCTTGCGATACTTGGCGGCATCCTGCCATTTGGTTACTTGGTCTTTTTTGCCAATCAATTCGTAATACTTGGCAAAATCCATTTCGTATTTATACAGCAGGGCGTTCAGATCTACAGGCACAAAGTGGAGAGCCTTGCGTCCAAAACGTGGCGTCATGTCCCAGCCGCTCTCGGCCTCGGCGATATCATGCAGATAATTAAAGTCGTAGTAACGGCTGAGGCCCTTGTATACCTGGCGAGCATGCGGCTTGCGCGTGCCCATCCATACGGTGTGATATTCGGCCTCGGCAACTTTGAGCATTTTGCCCAGCCACTTCTTGTCCATGTTGTAGGCCTCGTAGACGTCCCAAATAAAGCTGCTCAAAAACGGTGGCTGCGAGCGGCTAGTCAGATACAGGCGGGAGGCGTTGGGAATAATCTTGAACCGCTGGAATAAATAGACCAGGTCTTCGAGGATACCCAGCACCAGGTCTTTGTGCTCGGCGTCTAGCATGCCCTGCACCATAAAGTAGCTGTCCCAATAGTACAGCTCGTTATAGTCAAACTCGTGACCTTCTTCGTACGATGGCACCAGAAACGGCTTGGGCAGACCCACTAGACTTTCGTCGTCTTTGGGGTGATAGCGCTCCACTTTGTGCCAGTAACTGTGAATGTGATCCAGCGCCGGCAGCACGTCTTTGGCGGTTATGTTGTGGTCGCGCTTCAGCGGACCAAATTTTAATAATTTATCAGTAATACTAATCATTACTATTCAGCCTATAAGCCCTGAGTGTTAGCGTCAACCCACGTCATACATTTTCTTAACAAGTTAAGAAAATACTCGTGACAACATAAGCACATCAGTGTCTACC includes:
- a CDS encoding trehalase family glycosidase: MISITDKLLKFGPLKRDHNITAKDVLPALDHIHSYWHKVERYHPKDDESLVGLPKPFLVPSYEEGHEFDYNELYYWDSYFMVQGMLDAEHKDLVLGILEDLVYLFQRFKIIPNASRLYLTSRSQPPFLSSFIWDVYEAYNMDKKWLGKMLKVAEAEYHTVWMGTRKPHARQVYKGLSRYYDFNYLHDIAEAESGWDMTPRFGRKALHFVPVDLNALLYKYEMDFAKYYELIGKKDQVTKWQDAAKYRKRVMDGLMWSKLKGLYYDYDFKKEKRGAVSSLATYFPMWAGMVTKKEAEQLVKALKRFENKGGLATTDVAQLAKRVPGIPTVPTQWAYPNGWAPLHLVVVQGLERYGYHEDAKRIATKWIKTNLDWYKEHGVFLEKYNVVSPDKPPVKGLYPSQTGFGWTNAVFERFCKDYIDGIGPESKQ